The following coding sequences are from one Arachis hypogaea cultivar Tifrunner chromosome 7, arahy.Tifrunner.gnm2.J5K5, whole genome shotgun sequence window:
- the LOC140174400 gene encoding uncharacterized protein produces MKQVKLSVKEAMKLPNGRKIALRFNETLQLVGAEAGILSGILGLLGFDYTKFLICGKRLEKDFLQDKIYNVQCVKEKCRKNTKNRSKQLYTHTGGSKSLARLGEEKLERQGRKVSRGELWTLTHKRPNSSYIYDATRVISVSNVLRIAKLFLKRITDIEQHDEFSRLLSQNYLLAQTLGKEHSGRVRGIGLGPTSSQVFGMNFHQPSNGAQR; encoded by the exons ATGAAACAAGTCAAATTGAGTGTGAAGGAAGCTATGAAGCTACCTAATGGTAGAAAGATCGCACTCAGGTTCAATGAAACCCTGCAACTTGTTGGAGCTGAAGCTGGTATACTGAGCGGCATTCTCGGATTGCTAGGATTTGACTACACCAAATTTTTAATCTGTGGAAAAAGATTGGAGAAAGATTTTCTCCAAGACAAGATCTATAATGTTCAATGTGTAAAG GAGAAGTGTAGGAAAAATACCAAGAATCGATCAAAGCAGCTATACACTCACACTGGTGGATCAAAAAGCTTGGCAAGGCTCGGAGAAGAAAAG TTGGAACGACAAGGGAGGAAAGTTAGTAGAGGAGAGTTGTGGACCTTAACGCACAAACGACCTAATAGCTCCTATATCTATGATGCAACTCGGGTTATTAGTGTAAGTAATGTGTTGAGAATCGCTAAGTTGTTTCTT AAAAGAATTACAGATATTGAGCAACATGATGAATTCTCTAGACTATTGTCTCAGAATTATTTGCTTGCTCAAACTCTCGGAAAGGAGCACTCGGGTAGAGTACGTGGCATAGGTTTGGGACCGACTTCTAGTCAAGTCTTCGGTATGAATTTCCATCAGCCAAGCAATGGAGCTCAAAGGTAG